Proteins encoded together in one Terriglobus saanensis SP1PR4 window:
- a CDS encoding Abi-alpha family protein produces the protein MHLDPDTIKDALGFLNNDQVKNILSPTTKAIGESLKDLYDATIGENMRNVADKFRERRSGKRPTTHEDFKVIIPLLQGASVQSDPTLQDRWANLMDSAIDQSEGYLPSFAQTLSEMSADEAHYLDRLWAFFSQPLDINTGLPFAMWPVEHWKLVDVYDPKFRINFGHAEYWLHKDKMGDDDRATYAKLNHIELVIQDLIRLGIISRTEKAEAKDHYLLGETPMPMRGSETVLKTEYALTHYGVSFIRAVSGNAGTTDKGGPSDQRPS, from the coding sequence ATGCACCTCGATCCCGACACAATCAAAGATGCACTCGGCTTCCTAAATAATGACCAGGTCAAGAACATCCTTTCCCCCACGACTAAAGCCATTGGAGAAAGCCTCAAAGACCTTTATGACGCGACCATCGGCGAAAACATGCGCAATGTGGCCGACAAATTCAGGGAGCGCCGCAGTGGGAAGCGCCCGACTACCCACGAAGACTTTAAGGTTATTATCCCGCTTCTGCAAGGCGCGTCTGTGCAGTCAGACCCCACTTTGCAAGACCGGTGGGCGAACCTCATGGACAGCGCGATCGACCAGAGCGAAGGATATTTGCCATCGTTTGCGCAGACGCTTTCAGAAATGAGTGCCGATGAAGCACATTATCTTGACCGACTCTGGGCGTTCTTTTCGCAGCCACTCGACATCAATACCGGCCTTCCATTTGCTATGTGGCCGGTCGAACATTGGAAGCTAGTAGATGTCTACGATCCAAAGTTCCGCATCAATTTCGGGCACGCCGAATACTGGCTACATAAGGACAAGATGGGAGACGATGATAGAGCTACATACGCCAAGCTCAACCACATCGAACTCGTAATTCAGGACCTTATCAGGCTCGGCATCATCTCGCGCACAGAGAAGGCCGAGGCAAAAGACCACTATCTATTGGGCGAAACTCCCATGCCGATGAGGGGCAGCGAGACAGTCTTGAAGACTGAATATGCGCTGACGCATTATGGGGTGAGCTTCATCCGCGCCGTCTCAGGAAACGCAGGCACAACGGATAAGGGCGGCCCGAGTGATCAGAGGCCCTCATAA
- a CDS encoding SDR family NAD(P)-dependent oxidoreductase, whose amino-acid sequence MSKPLENKLALVTGSSRGIGAAIAVRLAAEGAYVLVNYSASPERAKKVVDEITKAGGHAEAVGADLGSLDGPKTLIASIDTSFGGKFGGHLDILVNNAGTAEFGPFLETSDQSYDKLFNVNVRALIELSKDAAKRMTKSGWGRIINIGSAFGEAAPMPGVTLYIATKFAVHGFTRGLSRELGATGVTVNGVQPGPTNTELSPDDNGPAAQAMKKLTSVGRFGKAEEIAAAVAFLASPESSFINGENLTVDGGWNA is encoded by the coding sequence ATGTCGAAGCCTTTAGAAAACAAACTCGCACTTGTAACCGGATCATCCCGCGGCATTGGGGCAGCCATCGCAGTTCGTCTCGCTGCTGAGGGTGCTTATGTCCTTGTCAACTACTCTGCAAGTCCTGAACGCGCGAAAAAAGTTGTGGACGAGATTACGAAAGCTGGTGGCCATGCAGAGGCCGTCGGTGCCGATCTTGGAAGTCTAGATGGCCCGAAGACGCTGATTGCTTCCATCGATACATCCTTCGGAGGCAAGTTTGGCGGCCACCTGGATATCCTTGTTAACAATGCCGGTACTGCGGAGTTCGGGCCCTTTCTCGAAACCTCAGATCAGTCTTATGACAAGCTCTTCAACGTTAACGTTCGCGCACTCATCGAACTCTCCAAGGATGCAGCGAAGCGCATGACGAAATCTGGATGGGGCCGGATCATCAACATCGGCTCGGCGTTTGGCGAAGCTGCGCCGATGCCAGGTGTGACGCTGTACATCGCCACGAAGTTTGCGGTTCACGGATTTACGCGTGGCCTGTCCCGTGAACTGGGTGCAACGGGTGTGACGGTCAACGGAGTTCAGCCGGGGCCGACCAACACCGAGCTTAGCCCGGATGACAACGGTCCCGCCGCCCAGGCGATGAAAAAGCTCACCAGTGTTGGCCGTTTCGGCAAGGCCGAAGAGATAGCCGCTGCTGTAGCTTTTCTGGCGAGTCCCGAATCATCTTTCATCAACGGTGAGAACCTCACGGTCGATGGCGGTTGGAACGCGTAG
- a CDS encoding putative quinol monooxygenase — protein sequence MDRFGILAVLEAKPGKEKEVAEFLKSARSLVLQEVGTSAWFAFQTGPTSFGIFDTFADEDGRNAHLTGEVAKALFAKAEELFASKPQVSMADLLATK from the coding sequence ATGGATCGCTTTGGAATTTTGGCAGTACTTGAAGCAAAACCAGGCAAGGAAAAGGAAGTTGCAGAGTTCTTGAAATCCGCCCGGTCACTTGTTCTGCAAGAAGTTGGCACATCGGCCTGGTTCGCATTCCAGACAGGGCCAACAAGCTTCGGTATCTTCGATACCTTCGCCGATGAGGATGGACGCAACGCCCACCTTACGGGCGAGGTTGCCAAGGCACTCTTCGCAAAAGCGGAGGAACTCTTCGCTAGTAAACCGCAGGTCAGCATGGCCGATCTCCTCGCAACGAAATAG
- a CDS encoding LysR family transcriptional regulator, with protein sequence MELRHLRYFVAVAEQKGFREASRFLHISQPAISKTVTQLEQELGINLFARSGRTVRMTPQGQVFYQETLRTLKQSDYAAEAAQRADRGETGTLTLGFCSVATAGFLPGIVRKYKELLPGVRLLLKEMNPTQQEAAFSQGEIDIGITRPPFAKKLARELEVKTIFREPLLVAVPSGHAFTAKKIKFESLSEEPFILLHRDGAPTVHDAILGMGQTHGFSPKVAYESDALQTIFTLVAGGQGIAIVPMCALNLRPEGIRFLRLQPDDYRAELILAWPKNSQVTVVKPFIHLIEQERKEIGNQARRLLQAAFAPAK encoded by the coding sequence ATGGAATTAAGGCATCTGCGTTACTTTGTTGCGGTGGCGGAACAGAAAGGGTTCCGTGAGGCATCCCGGTTCCTGCATATCTCCCAGCCCGCGATCAGCAAGACGGTCACTCAGTTGGAGCAGGAACTCGGCATCAATCTTTTTGCGCGTTCCGGCAGGACCGTACGCATGACGCCTCAGGGACAGGTCTTCTATCAGGAGACCCTGCGCACTCTGAAACAGTCCGACTATGCCGCCGAGGCGGCCCAGCGTGCCGATCGAGGAGAAACCGGAACTCTAACCCTTGGCTTCTGCAGCGTGGCGACCGCTGGTTTCCTCCCCGGCATTGTGCGGAAGTACAAAGAACTTCTTCCTGGCGTCAGACTGCTCCTCAAAGAGATGAATCCAACCCAGCAGGAAGCGGCCTTTTCGCAAGGGGAGATTGATATCGGAATCACGCGGCCACCTTTCGCGAAAAAGTTGGCACGCGAGCTCGAGGTGAAGACCATCTTCCGTGAGCCGCTTCTGGTGGCAGTTCCCTCTGGTCATGCCTTCACGGCGAAGAAGATAAAGTTCGAGAGCCTCTCGGAGGAGCCGTTTATTCTTCTCCACCGCGACGGAGCCCCGACCGTCCATGACGCCATACTCGGCATGGGCCAGACGCATGGGTTCTCACCGAAGGTGGCCTACGAGTCTGACGCGCTGCAAACAATCTTCACGCTGGTCGCTGGCGGACAAGGTATTGCGATCGTTCCCATGTGCGCTCTGAATCTGCGTCCCGAGGGCATCCGCTTCCTGCGGCTGCAACCCGACGACTACCGGGCAGAGCTGATCCTGGCATGGCCTAAGAACTCGCAGGTGACTGTGGTCAAGCCATTCATCCATCTCATCGAGCAGGAACGCAAAGAAATCGGAAACCAGGCGCGTCGCCTGTTACAGGCTGCCTTTGCTCCGGCGAAGTAA
- a CDS encoding DUF2971 domain-containing protein has protein sequence MDITLEENEKYRRFVSDVAKEMGVFEFSGDDIIWHYTNGAGLLGILQSSTLFASQVSCLNDTTETKYATDLYKKAVAELIQELHRDQDAVEFLNRVLDYVKEEPDSPTHGTSKFFVTCFSGDEDELTQWDRYAKPNGYAIGFYIRGLWREATSQIYRVTYDPAKQLAAAKKIATATLDFYREGLIGDRRDNPAEWGKFFFAAWDEWVYKLAPLAKDKKWQSENEFRLVHELKVSEFPNVRFAQKPKMMARYLALDTPAWVKRRSNLLPIAKVWIGPGNHPAFSKVSVQLLLEQMGYPTVPVEATKCTIDW, from the coding sequence ATGGATATCACCTTAGAAGAGAATGAGAAATACCGCCGTTTTGTGAGCGATGTGGCAAAGGAGATGGGTGTCTTCGAATTCAGCGGCGATGACATCATCTGGCATTACACCAACGGAGCCGGTTTGCTAGGTATTCTTCAAAGTTCAACACTCTTCGCTTCACAGGTTTCTTGTCTCAACGACACAACCGAAACAAAGTACGCGACAGACCTCTATAAGAAGGCCGTCGCCGAACTGATTCAAGAACTACATCGCGATCAGGATGCAGTCGAATTCCTAAATAGAGTCTTGGATTATGTAAAGGAAGAACCAGACTCGCCGACCCATGGCACTAGCAAGTTCTTTGTCACGTGTTTCAGTGGCGATGAAGATGAACTGACACAATGGGACCGCTACGCTAAGCCAAACGGCTACGCAATTGGGTTCTATATTCGAGGACTCTGGCGAGAGGCCACAAGCCAGATTTATCGGGTCACCTACGATCCGGCAAAGCAGCTAGCAGCCGCAAAGAAGATTGCTACTGCAACGCTAGACTTCTACCGCGAGGGGCTCATCGGAGACAGACGGGACAATCCAGCGGAATGGGGCAAGTTTTTCTTCGCCGCCTGGGACGAATGGGTCTATAAACTTGCGCCGCTAGCAAAAGACAAAAAGTGGCAGTCTGAGAATGAGTTTCGTCTCGTTCACGAGTTGAAGGTAAGCGAATTCCCTAATGTTCGTTTCGCACAAAAGCCAAAGATGATGGCCCGGTATCTCGCTTTGGATACGCCTGCGTGGGTGAAACGGCGTTCTAACCTACTGCCGATTGCGAAGGTCTGGATTGGGCCAGGCAATCATCCGGCTTTCTCAAAAGTCAGCGTGCAGCTACTGCTCGAGCAGATGGGTTATCCCACCGTCCCTGTAGAAGCGACAAAGTGCACAATCGATTGGTAG
- a CDS encoding NAD-dependent epimerase/dehydratase family protein: protein MTILITGGTGLVGSRLLRQFVDAGVDCRALVRPGKEVPAGATRVEGDLLDAATLQQAVEGVSAIVHLAAVFRTQNDDEIWRANLDGTKKLIAAVKAHAPQARFIMASTGLVYDANATHPGLEEDETHPTLAYPASKIAAEKELRESGLNWSILRLGFVYGDGDGHLASVPPIVARFKWHPAKTFSLIHQRDVAGAVELALTGAMDGQVVNICDDAPASLYEMARLVGSPIEASAEPLVDPWMGRMDGSKLRSFGFSPKVPTVYQASREGIL from the coding sequence ATGACTATTTTAATTACGGGTGGAACGGGATTGGTGGGCTCGCGCCTTCTGCGGCAGTTCGTGGATGCCGGTGTGGATTGCCGCGCGCTGGTGCGGCCGGGCAAGGAAGTTCCCGCTGGAGCTACGCGCGTGGAAGGCGATCTGCTGGATGCGGCTACGTTGCAGCAGGCCGTGGAGGGCGTTTCGGCGATCGTTCATCTTGCGGCGGTCTTCCGGACTCAGAATGACGACGAGATCTGGCGGGCGAATCTCGATGGCACGAAGAAACTGATCGCCGCAGTGAAGGCGCACGCTCCGCAGGCTCGCTTCATTATGGCAAGCACCGGTCTGGTCTACGACGCGAACGCAACCCATCCGGGTCTCGAAGAGGATGAGACACACCCCACGCTCGCGTATCCCGCAAGCAAGATTGCCGCGGAGAAGGAGCTGCGCGAGAGCGGTCTGAACTGGAGCATCCTTCGTCTCGGCTTTGTCTATGGCGATGGGGACGGACATCTGGCTTCGGTCCCGCCGATTGTCGCGCGGTTCAAGTGGCATCCGGCGAAGACCTTCAGCCTGATTCACCAGCGGGATGTTGCGGGTGCCGTGGAACTGGCATTGACCGGTGCGATGGACGGGCAGGTCGTGAATATCTGCGATGATGCGCCCGCTTCCCTTTACGAGATGGCCCGTCTTGTCGGTTCGCCTATTGAGGCGTCGGCGGAGCCGTTGGTCGATCCGTGGATGGGGCGCATGGATGGATCGAAGCTTCGGAGTTTTGGCTTCTCGCCGAAGGTGCCGACGGTTTATCAGGCTAGTCGGGAAGGGATTCTGTAA
- a CDS encoding MarR family winged helix-turn-helix transcriptional regulator has protein sequence MIGEVEIPKHDSVGAWAKRLYFASRAVMDSILRPYDIGSTQWYVLYQLANEGPTMQRDLVRMLQIERATLSGVVATLVRKGLVDQAPDAVDQRQRVLRITASGKKLWKTLPDPITLILATAFDGMNPAELAVARRVLQTATQRLNAHISEGNKS, from the coding sequence ATGATTGGCGAGGTAGAGATTCCGAAGCATGACTCGGTAGGCGCGTGGGCGAAGCGGTTGTACTTCGCATCCCGCGCGGTGATGGACTCGATTCTCCGTCCGTACGACATCGGGTCCACGCAGTGGTATGTGCTGTATCAGCTGGCGAACGAGGGGCCAACGATGCAGCGCGACCTGGTGCGCATGCTCCAGATCGAGAGGGCCACGCTGAGCGGGGTTGTGGCGACCCTGGTGCGCAAGGGTCTGGTCGACCAAGCGCCCGACGCTGTTGATCAGCGTCAACGTGTGCTTCGCATCACCGCTTCCGGCAAGAAGCTCTGGAAGACGCTGCCCGATCCGATCACCCTCATTCTGGCAACAGCATTCGATGGCATGAACCCCGCGGAGTTGGCGGTCGCCCGTCGTGTCCTGCAAACCGCAACGCAACGCCTTAACGCACACATTTCGGAAGGAAATAAATCATGA